Part of the Deinococcus cellulosilyticus NBRC 106333 = KACC 11606 genome is shown below.
GCTGATCTGGAGCATTTTCTTTCTGCGGTCCCCCAGGGTGCCCGCAGGATTTCACTACCTCAATTACCTGATGTACCTGTTGACCGGTGGGGCAGTGCTGCTGCACTTCTACACCACAGCTTCCGGTCATGGGATTCCTTCTGGCCGGACAGGTGCCCACCTCAGGTATGTGATCTGCCAGTTGCTGACGGTGGTGGCTGCCCACCTGCTTTCCACAGGCAAACTCACCGAAGCGAAGGTTGGAACCCGATTCATGTGGCTGATCACCCTCTTTGGTCTGGGGGTGGCTTTTGAGGCTGCAAGGGTCTACGTCACCCAGATGGTGCAGTGACCTGACCCCATGAAGGAAGTGTTTCCCCACATCCAGCAGGTTTTTGGTGAGGTGAAGGTACTGGAATCCAGCCCTTTTCCCAGCGGCATGGCTTTCCCGATCCATCGTCTGAAGCTCAGGACCCCTGAAGGACCTCTGGATGTGGTGGTCAAACTCTACCCTGCTGGTTTTCAGGCCGCTTTTGAAAGAGAAGCCCGGGCCTTACAAACCCTGCCTGTGCATCAGGTGCCTGTCCCTGAATTGCTGGGCACATCAGAACTTGCAGACAGCAGTGCCCTGGTCATGGAATGGATTGAGGGCTGTCCGTTGATGGATCTGCTGGATCAGGAGGGCTGGATGCAGCGTTTTGTGGAGCAACTGGTGCAGATTCACCTGCCAGTTGAAACGCTGCAGCTTCAAAACAGAAGTGAACATGCTGAACGCTGGCACTCTCGTTTTGAAAATGGTTTTCAGAGCCAGTACGCAGGGGTTCTGGCCTGGGTGGAACAGCACTTACAAGATGCTGCTGCACTGGGTCCAGTGCTGCTCCATCAGGATTACCATCCCTGGAATGTGCTGGTGCGTCCTGCTGGAGGTCTGGTGGTGCTGGACTGGGACTGGTCGGTGGGAGACCCGCGTGAAGATGTGGCCTGGACCCGCTTCATCCTGCAGAAAGCCAGCCGTCCTGAGCTGGCAGAAGACTTTACACAAGGTTACTGTGCCCTGGTTCCCGAAGCCCGCGATCACCTTGAAGTGTTTGATGTGCTGGCCCACCTGAGATGGTTGCAGATGCTGGACCGACCCTCGGCCAGGGGACCCATCACCGAAGAGATCCGGCAGTGGATTGAGCATCTGAAAGCAGAAACCCACCAGTTGATCCAGACCATCACCGGGATTTCTGTGACACAGGGCAACTGACCTCAAAAAGCCCTCTGGATTTCCAGAGGGCTGGCAAGGGCTTCAGATATTTGGTGCTTCAGTCATTTGAGGTAGGTCAGTCCAGTGCGGTCCACCACTTTGCCAGGAGCAGGGGTCATTGCAGTGCTGAGCA
Proteins encoded:
- a CDS encoding phosphotransferase family protein, with protein sequence MKEVFPHIQQVFGEVKVLESSPFPSGMAFPIHRLKLRTPEGPLDVVVKLYPAGFQAAFEREARALQTLPVHQVPVPELLGTSELADSSALVMEWIEGCPLMDLLDQEGWMQRFVEQLVQIHLPVETLQLQNRSEHAERWHSRFENGFQSQYAGVLAWVEQHLQDAAALGPVLLHQDYHPWNVLVRPAGGLVVLDWDWSVGDPREDVAWTRFILQKASRPELAEDFTQGYCALVPEARDHLEVFDVLAHLRWLQMLDRPSARGPITEEIRQWIEHLKAETHQLIQTITGISVTQGN